A window of the Parabacteroides merdae ATCC 43184 genome harbors these coding sequences:
- a CDS encoding TonB-dependent receptor plug domain-containing protein — protein MKKVILLASGLLCSSLVFASDPAAIDSLINLQGVVISANKVQVNRSSVPLTISVIDREQIEASSESALLPVLSQHVPGLFVTQKGITGFGVSEGAAGTVNIRGVGSGNKVLMLFDGQPQWAGVFGHSLPDTYVASDVERVEVIRGPGSLLYGSNAMGGVVNIITRHHKQKGRRTQARVMYGSYNTQKYMVNNGFNVGKFSSFISINHDRTDGHRPNSDFNITNGFANLGYAFNEHYKMTGDVSLAKSKFQNPGKTFEPVIDNKMNILRGTASMALENNQGKMSGALRLFYNWGNHKINDGYNPGEEPLTYLFRSDDHNVGVQLYESFRLFKGNNFTVGVDYKNWGGHAWNDNNDGSKKELVDKTVNETAGYAIMQQELFGILSLNAGVRYEHSSTYGGEWVPQGGVTVRPFEGNTIRASVSKGFRSPNIREMYMWGAANADLKPESMVNYEVAVGQSFLGGDLYTELTAFFIDGKDMIYSVSVNGDGRPPYKNLNTGTFTNKGIEFEARYQICKNLNLDMNYSYLHMSKPIPGAPGHKFYAGATYMPGRFTLNVNMQSVFDLYTDAEYSKKEDFTTLNAKVAYRFGTRDKGLNLFVKGENLTATRYTINDGFPMPKAIFMGGIDVTF, from the coding sequence ATGAAAAAAGTAATTTTACTTGCTTCCGGGCTTTTGTGCAGTTCGCTGGTCTTTGCAAGCGATCCGGCTGCAATTGATAGTCTGATTAATTTACAGGGGGTTGTGATTTCAGCGAATAAGGTACAAGTGAACCGAAGCAGTGTGCCACTTACTATCTCGGTGATAGACCGGGAGCAGATCGAGGCGAGCAGCGAATCGGCATTGTTGCCGGTACTTTCCCAACATGTCCCCGGATTGTTTGTGACGCAAAAGGGAATTACCGGTTTTGGAGTTTCGGAAGGAGCGGCAGGTACGGTTAACATTCGTGGTGTCGGAAGTGGAAATAAGGTTTTAATGCTGTTCGACGGGCAACCGCAATGGGCTGGAGTGTTCGGACATTCTTTGCCTGATACTTATGTGGCTTCGGATGTAGAGCGCGTGGAAGTGATTCGTGGTCCCGGTTCTTTGCTGTATGGTTCTAACGCGATGGGAGGGGTTGTCAATATCATTACCCGTCATCATAAACAGAAAGGACGGCGTACACAGGCGCGTGTGATGTATGGCTCTTACAATACGCAAAAATATATGGTGAATAATGGTTTTAACGTAGGTAAATTCAGTAGTTTTATCTCGATAAATCACGATCGAACCGATGGGCATCGACCAAATTCGGATTTTAACATCACAAATGGTTTTGCTAATTTAGGATATGCTTTCAATGAGCATTATAAGATGACAGGTGATGTAAGCCTTGCCAAATCGAAGTTTCAAAATCCTGGTAAAACATTTGAGCCTGTTATAGACAATAAAATGAATATTTTGCGTGGAACAGCTTCTATGGCATTGGAAAATAATCAGGGTAAGATGAGCGGGGCCTTGCGCCTGTTCTATAATTGGGGAAACCATAAAATCAATGATGGTTACAATCCAGGAGAAGAGCCTTTGACTTATCTTTTTCGTTCTGACGACCACAACGTGGGAGTTCAATTGTATGAATCGTTCCGTTTGTTTAAGGGGAATAACTTTACTGTCGGTGTGGATTATAAAAACTGGGGTGGACATGCTTGGAATGACAATAATGACGGTTCAAAAAAAGAATTGGTGGATAAAACGGTGAATGAAACAGCCGGATATGCCATCATGCAACAAGAACTTTTTGGCATATTGAGCCTGAATGCCGGTGTCCGCTATGAACACAGTAGCACTTATGGAGGCGAATGGGTTCCGCAGGGAGGAGTTACGGTACGTCCGTTTGAAGGAAATACGATCCGTGCATCTGTCTCTAAAGGATTTCGTAGTCCGAATATCCGCGAAATGTATATGTGGGGAGCTGCCAATGCAGATTTGAAACCGGAGAGTATGGTAAATTATGAAGTTGCTGTCGGACAGTCTTTTTTAGGGGGCGACTTGTATACTGAGCTGACAGCTTTCTTTATCGATGGGAAAGATATGATTTATTCCGTAAGCGTGAATGGGGACGGTAGACCTCCTTATAAGAATTTGAATACAGGAACCTTTACGAATAAAGGTATAGAGTTTGAAGCTCGCTATCAGATTTGCAAAAATTTGAACCTGGATATGAACTATAGTTATCTGCACATGAGCAAACCTATTCCTGGAGCCCCTGGACATAAGTTCTATGCAGGGGCCACCTATATGCCGGGACGTTTCACTTTGAACGTGAATATGCAGTCTGTCTTTGATTTGTATACAGATGCAGAATACTCTAAGAAAGAGGATTTTACAACTTTGAATGCGAAAGTCGCTTATCGTTTCGGTACACGTGATAAAGGATTGAACCTCTTTGTGAAAGGAGAAAACCTGACGGCAACCCGTTACACTATTAATGATGGTTTTCCGATGCCGAAAGCGATCTTCATGGGTGGGATTGATGTCACTTTCTAA
- the panB gene encoding 3-methyl-2-oxobutanoate hydroxymethyltransferase has product MSVAKRDLEDNRKVTTHRLIEMKQRGEKISMLTAYDYSMAQLIDQAGMDVILVGDSASNVMAGNVTTLPITLDQMIYHGKSVMKAVKRALVVVDLPFGTYQGNSKEALASAIRVMKETHADCIKLEGGSEIRESIERILCAGIPVMGHLGLTPQSINKFGTYTVRAREEAEAKKLIADAHLLEEIGCFAIVLEKIPAALAAQVASELTIPIIGIGAGGGVDGQVLVMHDMLGINQGFSPRFLRRYANLAEDITRAVQTYIEDVKTQDFPNEKEQY; this is encoded by the coding sequence ATGTCAGTTGCAAAAAGGGATTTAGAGGATAATAGAAAGGTGACCACACATCGCCTGATAGAAATGAAACAGCGTGGGGAGAAAATTTCCATGTTGACAGCTTACGATTATTCGATGGCTCAACTGATCGATCAGGCTGGTATGGATGTCATATTGGTAGGCGATTCGGCTTCCAACGTAATGGCTGGTAATGTAACGACACTGCCGATCACGCTTGACCAAATGATCTATCATGGCAAATCGGTCATGAAAGCGGTGAAACGTGCCTTGGTGGTGGTGGACCTGCCTTTTGGCACGTATCAAGGAAACTCAAAAGAAGCGTTGGCTTCGGCTATCCGTGTGATGAAGGAAACGCATGCGGATTGTATCAAGCTTGAAGGAGGTTCTGAAATTCGGGAATCTATCGAACGTATTCTGTGTGCGGGTATTCCTGTCATGGGACATCTGGGATTGACGCCTCAGTCTATTAATAAGTTCGGGACATATACGGTTCGTGCCCGTGAAGAAGCGGAAGCAAAGAAGCTGATCGCAGATGCTCATCTGTTGGAAGAGATCGGTTGCTTTGCAATCGTATTGGAGAAGATTCCGGCTGCTTTGGCTGCACAGGTCGCTTCCGAACTGACGATTCCGATTATCGGTATCGGTGCCGGCGGAGGAGTAGACGGACAGGTGTTGGTCATGCATGATATGTTAGGTATCAACCAGGGATTTTCTCCCCGTTTCTTGCGCCGTTATGCGAATTTGGCAGAAGATATCACCCGTGCCGTGCAGACTTATATTGAGGATGTGAAGACGCAAGATTTCCCGAACGAGAAGGAACAATATTAA